The genomic segment TCCGAACGGACGGGGAAAAGAATATGAAGATGCGGTGGGGTCCCAGTACATGATTCCTCCGATCGTGGCAGGGGGAATTAGGAGAATTCGAACAAATTTGGACCGCTTCGACCCGTTGGAGTGCGAAGCGCTGATGTACCACGCATACGTCATGACAGACGCTTTCCTCTGGGCTCACCGCCTAACCTGCCCGGAGCGCTACCGCGTCCCGAACATTCCGGATCCGATCTGGCGGATTGAATTCACGGATCAGCGTATCAGGGAATGGCAAAACGTTTTAGTGCGAGGAAATGGGGCGCGCATGGAAGAGCGCCGGATTGCGAAGGCACCCAGTAGCCCAAAATCCGTATAACGCCATGGGACTGTCGCCCAGCATTCGGACGCGCCGTAGATCCATGCGTTCGGTGTAATATAACCTGTTCCATAGATACCATCCCTCCGAGCCGATCCATGCCCAGCCTGAACGACATGTGGATGTTTGACCGTTTGTGCCAGCTGTTATACCCCCGCGATTGCAGCGAGAAGCGTTTCACGCAAGACTCGCCGATCCTGGCGGAGGTCTGGATGGCTTTCGCCGAAGTCAAAGAGTTCGAGCGGGTGGACATCTTGCTCAATCCTGATTTCAAGTCCGGACCAGGTCAATTGGCGGCAGAGCTGCGCAAGCGCGGACTGAAGACTGCTGAGCACCAACTTGCTTACAACGAATCGCACGTTGTGGTCCGTGTTCAACTCGAGGAATTGTTGACAGCTGTTCTTCCGCTGTCCGACTGGTGGCAACGCATCGCCGCGTCCATCGACGGTCCGCAAATCGTTCACGACGCTGTGAGCGGCAGGACGGAGCAACCGAACCGACAGAAGCGTCGCAAGCAGCCCGAGGCTTTCTCGGACCTATCCTACTTGGCGAAGGTAGTTCGAGAAATTATGGTGATGCGCAAGCCGACACGAGGGTCGAAGTCACGAACAATTCTCGATCCTCTGATCGAGAACTGGTTGTCGCAAGCGCTCGAACTTCGCCCTCCCCTTCTATTTCAAGTGTCGCTGAACCGCCGGGCTAGCCCTTCGATCTTCAGATCACGCGAGACGATAAAGGCCGACGCCGCAACGCGAGTTTTCGGGATCAAATGCGATCAAATTGCGTGGGCCGTAGTTGATACGGGCATCGATGCCCGGCATCCCGCATTCCTCGCGTCAAATGGCAGCTCAAGAGTTGCCAGGAGCTTTGACTTTACACGATTACGCATTCTGCTTAATGCCGAAGATCAATCTGTCGACGGGGTTTTTTCCCACCTTGCACCGGAGAAATACCAAGCAATCCAAGTACAAGTGACTCAGAGACTTCTTGCCGGTCTGCAGATTGACTGGGATCTCATCCTACCGTGCTTGGAAATTCCGCATGACTTCGGTCCAACTCAGACCACGCCGACTGGCAGTGTCGTCACGAAGAAGTCTCCCACCGGGGCCCATCGTATTCTCCGCCGTCAAATGACCACGGCACTCACGTTGCAGGGATCCTGGGAGCAAACTGGAATGTGAAAGATCCGACTCTGAAAGGCATAGTGCCTTACGGCGTCGCTGATCGACTGAACCTCCGGAATGTTCTTGAAGGCGACGGTCTCAAGGGGGTATGTCCGGATATCACGCTTTATGATCTTCGAGTGTTTAATGCGGATGACGAGTGCGATGAGTTTGCCATCCTCGGAGCACTGCAGTTTGTACGCTATCTCAACTCCTCCAAAAGCAAGCGATTAATTCACGGGGTAAACCTCAGCATCTCGCTGGAACATCAGGTACGCAGCTATGCATGCGGCCGCACTCCGGTTTGTGACGAGTGTGAGCGCCTCGTCTCGAACGGCATCGTTGTAGTTGTGGCAGCCGGAAACACTGGGTACGACGACGGATCCAGCCTTGGATTGTTTGGAAGCTATCGGCAAAGCAGCATTACGGATCCGGGCAACGCCGAATCGGTGATTACGGTCGGGGCAACGCATCGCAATATGCCCCACACCTATGGAGTTTCCTACTTTTCGAGCCGTGGGCCGACAGGTGATGGACGTCCGAAACCGGATCTCGTCGCTCCTGGAGAGCGAATTTTTTCAACGGCAGTCGACAATGGTGCCAAGACAATGGATGGAACCAGTATGGCTGCGCCTCACGTAAGCGGCGCAGCCGCGCTCTTGATGGCTCGGCATAATGAGCTCATTGGAAACCCACACGAGGTCAAACAGATCTTGTGTGGAACTGCTACTGATCTGGGACGAACGAGTCCATACCAAGGCGCGGGGCTTCTGGACGTGTTGCGAGCAATTGAGTCTGTATGAGGAAATCGGAATGTTCACCTTCGAAGCGCTAGATGCCAAGTTTGGCGACTGCCTGCTCCTACATTTCGGACAACCGGAGCAACCACGACTCATCGTAGTGGACGGTGGTCCCAAAGGTGTATTCGAGGAATCACTTGAGCCACGCCTTCAACAGTTGAGACAGGAGCGCGGGCTAGAGGACGATGACGTCTTCGTGACTGACCTCCTGATGGTCAGCCATATCGATGATGATCATATCCATGGCGTTCTGGACTGGTTAACCTATTTCGTTACTTCTGGCCAGGAGTGGCAAATCGTCGAATGCTGGTTTAATTCCTTCCCGGACGTGCTCGAGAATACACGCAAACTGAAAATTGCGACGCTCAATGGCCAAGGAAAGTTGTTGTACCCGAATCCGTCGAGGGACGCTCGCGGCATTGTCGCAAGTGTCGCACAGGGCCGAGAGCTCCGAGATACATTGACGCCCCTCGGCACTCGGATTAACGGGGGTAAAGGTGTCGTTTTCGTTCCTGATAACGTTCCGACATTTTCCAAAGCGGGCCTCACTTTGACGCTGCTCGCGCCCAATCAGAAGGCCGTTCAGCGGCTCGAACACAAATGGGAAGTGACTCCCATAAAAACGGCTGCTTTGGACAGTGCGGTCGAGAATCTCTCCTCCCTTGTCGTTCTGGCCGAGTCCGACGGCTGTGCCGTGCTCTTGACCGGCGATGCACGAGGCGAATACATAGTGGACGGACTCGAAAGCGCCGGCTATCTGAGAGATGGGCGGTGTCGTGTCGACGTGTTGAAGCTACCCCACCATGGAAGCTCCCGCAACTGCACCAAAGATCTTTTCAACGCCGTTGAAGCGCAACATTACGTGATCTCTGCCAATGGTAAATACAATAACCCGGATACCGAGACGCTTTGCCTGATTGCGGAAACTCGAGGCGAAAACAGCGATTTCTTAGTGCACCTGACGAATGCGCCGGACAAGTATGATTCATCTCCTGAAGGTAAGAAGCTTTTTGAAAACGTCGGTCGTGCCGTGAAGCAATACCCTTGGCTTAAGAGCCATATGCGCTATGGAGCCCCCATCCGTCTTACGCTCGCAAAGTAGGTGATGTTAAATCCGAGTGGAGTATAGGGGTTAGCTGCACGTCTATGCACTCCGAGAACACGAATGATCGAAACTGGCGAGTTCACGGCGGCTGCGGTAAGCTGCGTTTCTTAACTGGTTCTAGCACCTAAGGGGACATATCGTTCTCCCGGAGTCTTCCAGGAAAGGAACAATTCCAGCGGATTCTGCGCGCCCACGAATTCTCGCGCCAAGCGGAGGCGCTCTTGTACCGCTTCTAACTGTGTTCCGGAGAGCATGGTAGCTCGTTCTTCGACCCCTTTGAGGAATTGCTCGATCGCGACGGCAGCTGCCCAGGCCTGGATGACGTGGTTCAGCTGCTCACTGCTGTCCTTGACGGACTTCGCAATTTGACGTTGATCCTCTTCACGCCGCCACCTCTCTTGTTGCGCTTTCCACTCCTGCTCTCTCAAGTCCGCCTGATGTTCTGCCTCTTGGATGGCCTTGAGCATCAATTGCGAGGAACTTTTCATCGATCTTACGATTTTGGTGATGTCCTCGGTTAGTGTGCGTGCTGCGGTTTCTTGAAACATCAGTGACCACGAGACATCAGGATGTGGCGAGTAGACGACCAGCCGGAGGCGTCCAGAAGGAACCTCTTTTGTCGTCGTCCAGGTATGGTCGGCAGCTGTTCGGGAATTCCTTGGCGGCCTGTATTCCGATTCACGGATGTACTTTCCATCTACATACCGCATCAACACGGCTTCAGTCATTTCAACCACCGTCAGTCCGAACGCAAGACTCCCGACGTAGACCACCGTAAGACTGGACGGCCGCCACAGATGCCTGCCGTTATAGGCGTAGTTCTGATTTTTGACCTTTGGGATGTCCTCGCGTTCATCTATGTGGGGACGGTGACACAGTCTACTCGATGGCACAAAGCGCACGCGGTGACCAGCAGATCCCAAGGCATTGAACAAATCATTGGCAAATGCGAGCGCTCTTTTGAGGCCAGCAGCCGATGCGATCACGTCGACCAGCTGCCGCTTGAAAGGACGAAGGAGATGGCCTCCTTCGATCTTGTGGCCCTTTTCGTAGTGCTGCTTCGCGCCTTGGAGGAGACTGTGAGTTCCGGTCGCTATCCGATGGGAGCGTGGCACCGGCGGTGCAGATGCCGTGAGTGCAGGGTGGACTCGGGTCCGCAGCGGATCTCCCTCCTGGAACCAAAATGTTTGATCGCCGGGTACGGCTTCAGGCAGTTTCGGGCGCACGGGAGCCTTTCCCACTTCCAGTTTGGCCCAGTATCCCCGCTCCGGGC from the Occallatibacter riparius genome contains:
- a CDS encoding ComEC/Rec2 family competence protein — its product is MFTFEALDAKFGDCLLLHFGQPEQPRLIVVDGGPKGVFEESLEPRLQQLRQERGLEDDDVFVTDLLMVSHIDDDHIHGVLDWLTYFVTSGQEWQIVECWFNSFPDVLENTRKLKIATLNGQGKLLYPNPSRDARGIVASVAQGRELRDTLTPLGTRINGGKGVVFVPDNVPTFSKAGLTLTLLAPNQKAVQRLEHKWEVTPIKTAALDSAVENLSSLVVLAESDGCAVLLTGDARGEYIVDGLESAGYLRDGRCRVDVLKLPHHGSSRNCTKDLFNAVEAQHYVISANGKYNNPDTETLCLIAETRGENSDFLVHLTNAPDKYDSSPEGKKLFENVGRAVKQYPWLKSHMRYGAPIRLTLAK